In a single window of the Candidatus Kaiserbacteria bacterium genome:
- a CDS encoding beta-galactosidase, with translation MKRWLLRTLAGVAVLCTCVLITLVFLARKEKPEHITYGISYNVPYVLELGLNPDDVFDAFLNELNVRYFRLSAHWTLIEPDKDDYDFAWMDRDIQKAETADAKIIFGVGRRLPRWPECHIPSWAQSLSWEDKKVEIREYITAVVNRYKDSKAITHWQVENEPYLGLFAYDHCGDIDESFLEEEIALVKSLDPTRPILVTDSGNLGTWNGAYSHGDSFGTSVYVYFWNPELGQFKTILPPWFYRVKENIMALIHGEKETFLIELSLEPWLLEPVTEVPVETQYSRMDMKKFNEIIEYARDTRYETQFLWGGEWWYWLREQGHPEMWERGIQLFNQ, from the coding sequence ATGAAAAGATGGCTCCTTCGAACACTTGCGGGTGTTGCGGTGTTGTGTACATGTGTACTTATTACACTTGTTTTTCTTGCGCGTAAAGAAAAGCCTGAGCACATTACGTACGGTATCTCATATAACGTGCCGTACGTACTTGAACTTGGACTTAATCCCGATGATGTCTTCGATGCATTTCTTAATGAACTCAATGTGCGCTATTTCCGTTTGAGTGCACACTGGACACTCATTGAGCCAGATAAAGATGATTATGATTTTGCATGGATGGACAGAGATATTCAGAAAGCCGAGACAGCGGACGCTAAAATAATTTTTGGTGTGGGTCGGCGGCTTCCGCGCTGGCCTGAGTGCCATATTCCCTCATGGGCACAGTCACTCTCGTGGGAAGATAAAAAAGTCGAGATTCGAGAGTACATCACTGCGGTCGTAAATCGTTATAAAGATTCCAAGGCAATTACCCATTGGCAAGTGGAGAATGAACCATACCTCGGTCTGTTTGCATATGATCATTGTGGTGATATTGATGAATCCTTTCTTGAAGAGGAAATTGCGCTCGTGAAATCACTCGATCCTACACGTCCGATACTCGTGACTGATAGTGGCAATCTCGGCACCTGGAATGGTGCGTACTCCCACGGTGATTCTTTTGGGACGAGTGTGTATGTGTATTTCTGGAATCCCGAACTCGGCCAATTCAAAACAATTCTTCCTCCATGGTTCTATCGTGTAAAAGAAAATATCATGGCGCTTATACATGGAGAAAAAGAAACCTTCCTCATAGAACTCTCGCTTGAGCCATGGCTCCTCGAGCCAGTCACTGAAGTGCCTGTAGAGACACAATACTCACGTATGGACATGAAGAAGTTTAATGAAATCATTGAGTACGCTCGTGACACGCGCTATGAGACACAGTTCCTCTGGGGTGGTGAATGGTGGTATTGGCTTCGTGAGCAGGGACACCCCGAAATGTGGGAGCGGGGTATACAATTATTTAATCAATAG